The following coding sequences lie in one Cyanobacterium sp. Dongsha4 genomic window:
- the psb34 gene encoding photosystem II assembly protein Psb34 has protein sequence MPYTTEDGGRLNNFANEPKVYQAEPPSKNEKRNYVIWGALAVILLGGVVAIAFYASNV, from the coding sequence ATGCCATATACTACAGAAGACGGCGGCAGATTAAACAACTTTGCTAACGAGCCTAAAGTGTATCAGGCTGAACCCCCTAGCAAAAACGAAAAGCGTAATTATGTTATTTGGGGTGCTTTAGCGGTTATCCTTTTAGGTGGCGTAGTTGCGATCGCATTTTATGCTTCTAACGTCTAA
- a CDS encoding DUF4330 domain-containing protein — protein MKIIDSKGRLFGKINILDLGAIAVIVLVLIGIFIVPGPKGSIAQVGSGGDTIELNLLVRGLSVKNPQEFLGSLENSSVKIIVRNEPAGSLNIESVEELPNYVVATQPDGSVKSLPDPRPIVALSTDMILYMNGKGSMTNDGAILANQKVKIGTVLELDGSNYNFRGSVIDVRKKQ, from the coding sequence ATGAAAATTATCGACTCAAAAGGTCGTTTATTCGGCAAAATTAATATTTTAGACTTAGGTGCGATCGCAGTTATAGTTTTAGTTTTAATTGGTATTTTTATTGTACCCGGTCCAAAAGGTTCGATCGCACAAGTGGGTAGTGGAGGAGATACTATAGAATTAAATTTGTTAGTAAGGGGTTTAAGCGTCAAAAATCCTCAAGAGTTTCTTGGTTCACTAGAAAATTCTTCCGTTAAAATTATTGTCAGAAATGAACCTGCAGGAAGTTTAAATATAGAGTCTGTGGAGGAATTACCTAATTATGTAGTTGCGACTCAACCTGATGGTAGCGTAAAATCCTTGCCAGACCCTCGTCCCATTGTCGCCTTAAGTACAGATATGATTCTATACATGAATGGTAAAGGTTCTATGACTAATGATGGCGCAATTTTAGCCAACCAAAAAGTAAAAATTGGTACAGTCTTAGAATTAGACGGCAGTAATTATAATTTTCGTGGCAGTGTGATTGATGTCAGAAAGAAGCAATAA